The following coding sequences lie in one Rutidosis leptorrhynchoides isolate AG116_Rl617_1_P2 chromosome 4, CSIRO_AGI_Rlap_v1, whole genome shotgun sequence genomic window:
- the LOC139842858 gene encoding tyrosine--tRNA ligase 1, cytoplasmic-like, whose translation MKKRLPVRIELDKRGIDLHSSRCPLCDEDLETTDHTMIFCSYTRDIWNRVFQWWGLGSFLNYDFNEILGGNSGVSTSSFGKKIWQAVEWISAYYIWKNRNNRIFRGTSWCAPVTLSEIQVKSFEWISLRSKGEKFDWLTWLSSPHINKIALAFQKKTIDRKGIKMKNVEEKFKIVRSIGEECIQEEELLDLLKNNKPQPICYDALEPSGRMHIAEGIMKIIHVNKLTSLGIKVKIWIADICAILNNKLGGDMKIIETVGRYMIEIWKASGMNLDNVEFIWSSEEISSRSDEYWNLVLDIARRNTLRRIKMCCPDMDDKNDDKKDVAQIFYRCMQCADIIFLKADICQFGMDQLEVNVLAREYCDDIERKNKPVILSHHMLPDLLQGQEKKKKMSTSDSSSAIFMEDEEAEVNLKIKKAYCPPNIVQGNPCLEYIKHIIFPWFNEFKVERKAENGGEKVFTSFEKLVAAYEKGDLHPADLKPSLSKALNTILQPVHDHFKNDVSAKDLLKRVKAFKVKEKEKEKERQRENSMVKKGESVSLTSSGESSTSSPSTTE comes from the exons ATGAAGAAAAGATTGCCGGTACGCATTGAATTGGACAAAAGAGGTATCGACCTACATAGTAGTAGATGCCCTCTTTGTGATGAAGATTTAGAAACTACGGACCATACCATGATCTTTTGCTCATACACACGGGATATATGGAATCGGGTATTTCAATGGTGGGGCTTGGGATCCTTCTTGAACTATGATTTTAATGAGATCCTTGGAGGTAACTCCGGGGTATCGACGTCATCATTCGGGAAAAAGATTTGGCAAGCAGTCGAGTGGATAAGTGCTTACTACATTTGGAAGAACCGTAACAACAGAATATTTCGTGGTACTTCATGGTGTGCTCCGGTTACTCTTAGTGAAATCCAAGTCAAGTCCTTTGAATGGATTTCTCTTAGATCAAAGGGGGAAAAATTCGATTGGCTAACTTGGTTGAGTAGTCCGCACAT AAATAAAATtgcacttgcttttcaaaaaaaaacaaTTGATAGGAAAGGCATCAA GATGAAGAATGTTGAAGAAAAATTTAAGATTGTGAGGAGTATTGGGGAAGAATGCATTCAAGAGGAAGAACTCTTGGATCTTCTTAAGAATAACAAGCCTCAGCCGATATGCTACGATGCGCTCGAGCCTTCCGGAAGAATGCATATAGCTGAG GGAATTATGAAGATAATTCATGTAAATAAGCTGACATCTCTTGGTATCAAAGTAAAAATTTGGATAGCAGATATATGTGCTATATTGAATAACAAATTGGGCGGAGACATGAAAATAATCGAAACTGTTGGACGCTACATGATTGAGATTTGGAAAGCGTCAGGAATGAATCTAGACAACGTGGAATTTATTTGGTCGTCAGAAGAAATTAGTTCAAGATCTGATGAGTATTGGAATTTGGTTTTGGATATCGCTAGAAGAAACACGCTTCGCAGGATCAAGAT GTGCTGTCCAGATATGGATGATAAGAATGATGATAAGAAGGA TGTTGCTCAGATATTCTACCGGTGCATGCAATGTGCAGATATAATTTTTCTTAAG GCTGATATATGCCAGTTTGGCATGGATCAACTAGAAGTGAATGTTCTTGCAAGGGAGTACTGTGATGACATCGAGAGGAAAAATAAGCCTGTCATATTGTCTCATC ACATGCTTCCTGATTTGCTACAAGgacaagagaagaagaagaagatgtcaACATCAGATTCTTCTTCTGCTATCTTTATGGAGGACGAGGAG GCTgaagtgaatttaaaaataaagaaAGCATACTGTCCGCCCAATATCGTTCAAGGCAATCCATGCCTGGAGTACATAAAACATATCATATTTCCTTGGTTTAATGAGTTCAAGGTTGAAAGAAAAGCGGAGAATGGAGGCGAAAA GGTCTTTACGAGTTTTGAAAAACTGGTTGCTGCCTATGAAAAGGGTGACTTGCATCCTGCTGATTTAAAACCCTCTTTATCTAAAGCTTTAAACACTATTCTGCAG CCCGTTCATGATCATTTTAAAAACGATGTGAGTGCCAAGGATTTATTGAAACGTGTCAAG GCTTTCAAGGTCaaagagaaagagaaagagaaagagaGACAAAGAGAGAATTCAATGGTAAAAAAAGGTGAATCAGTTTCGCTCACTTCATCGGGTGAATCATCAACTTCGAGTCCATCTACTACCGAGTAA
- the LOC139842859 gene encoding uncharacterized protein, with product MGFGDRWRKWIRSCLTTASVSILVNGSSTREFSLERGIRQGNPLSPFLFILAAEGLNILAKSALNKGLFNGIEVGNDKVMVSHLQYADDTIFFGECSRSNARNLQKLLKCFELASGKFFWDGSDTGLKISWVKWDTILNSYGLDGLNIGSLKGKNLALLAKWWWRFKTETNSLWGKVIRSIYGSSGGLESGGDLGYRPALGTWYNIILAGNCIEDLEIKFKNSLSKTIGNGSDTSFWNDVWVGNAKLSVLFPRLYRLEAEANVTVAARFQGGSSTRLGLVNQWAVG from the exons ATGGGGTTTGGTGATAGATGGCGTAAGTGGATACGGTCTTGTTTAACCACGGCTTCGGTTTCTATACTTGTTAACGGGTCTTCGACAAGAGAATTCTCACTTGAAAGGGGTATTAGGCAAGGGAATCCATTATCCCCTTTCCTATTTATCCTTGCGGCGGAAGGTCTTAACATACTTGCTAAAAGTGCCTTAAACAAGGGACTTTTTAATGGCATTGAAGTTGGGAATGATAAAGTTATGGTCTCAcatttgcaatatgcggatgacaccatTTTTTTCGGAGAATGTAGTCGATCTAATGCGCGAAACCTTCAAAAATTGCTCAAATGTTTCGAATTGGCTTCGGG AAAGTTCTTTTGGGACGGGTCGGACACGGGTTTAAAAatttcttgggttaaatgggacacTATCCTTAATTCTTATGGGTTGGACGGGTTAAACATCGGGTCTCTTAAGGGTAAAAACTTGGCTTTACTTgcaaagtggtggtggaggttcaaaaccgaaactaACTCACTTTGGGGTAAAGTGATTCGTAGCATTTATGGTTCGAGTGGTGGCTTGGAGTCGGGTGGTGACTTAGGTTACCGCCCCGCTTTGGGCACTTGGTACAATATTATTCTTGCAGGTAATTGTATTGAAGACCTTGAGATTAAGTTCAAGAATTCATTATCGAAGACTATTGGGAATGGGTCGGATACTTCTTTTTGGAACGATGTTTGGGTAGGAAACGCCAAGCTCAGTGTATTGTTTCCTAGGCTATACCGATTAGAGGCAGAGGCTAATGTCACTGTTGCAGCACGCTTTCAAGGGGGGTCTTCAACTAGACTTGGGCTCGTGAACCAATGGGCCGTGGGCTAG
- the LOC139842860 gene encoding uncharacterized protein yields MVGKSGGQLLVWDTTIFEAISVIRGDYFIGVSRKWIGSGSNCNIVSVYGPHDDSGKQKFWDELSKAIVSDVNNAWVLCGDFNEVRNEAERFNCDFIEYMAKRFNDFVSDNCLIEIPMSGRIYTRVSGDGLKFSKLDRFLVTENFLHTWKDLTACIMDRHLSDHCAIILMDEERDFGPKPFKIFDAWLDDEEVSKVIEDAWDKEVAVINRKDCVFRNRLKNVKNAIKDWSRNRLDKLDVEIEMHKSIAKDLELRAEVLNLNETELENWKNSRKCENQMGIGGDENSKFFHSVMRMRNNRNTIRGLLIDGVWNNSPDDIKAEVALHFANRFKECEHERPSLDEMEYYMLNASEAASLEVKFDEKEIREAIFDCDGNKAPGSRPV; encoded by the exons ATGGTAGGCAAATCAGGTGGGCAGTTGTTAGTTTGGGACACCACTATTTTTGAGGCTATTTCGGTTATCCGGGGTGACTATTTCATCGGGGTTTCTAGGAAGTGGATAGGTTCGGGTTCGAATTGTAACATTGTAAGCGTGTATGGACCACATGACGATAGTGGAAAACAAAAATTCTGGGATGAATTATCGAAAGCAATTGTATCGGATGTGAATAATGCGTGGGTGCTGTGTGGAGATTTTAACGAAGTTAGGAATGAGGCTGAGAGATTTAACTGTGATTTCATTGAATACATGGCAAAAAGATTCAACGATTTCGTAAGCGATAATTGTTTGATTGAAATTCCAATGTCGGGTCGTATCTACACTCGGGTTAGCGGAGACGGGTTAAAGTTTAGTAAGTTAGATAGATTCCTTGTGACAGAGAATTTTCTACACACTTGGAAGGACCTGACGGCGTGTATCATGGATAGACACCTATCGGACCATTGTGCCATTATTTTAATGGATGAAGAGAGAGATTTTGGTCCTAAACCGTTTAAAATTTTTGATGCTTGGTTGGATGATGAGGAAGTTAGTAAAGTTATAGAAGATGCTTGGGATAAGGAGGTTGCGGTGATAAATAGGAAAGACTGTGTGTTTAGAAATAGACTTAAAAATGTGAAAAATGCGATTAAGGATTGGAGCAGAAATAGGCTTGATAAACTTGACGTTGAAATAGAGATGCATAAGTCGATTGCTAAGGATCTTGAGCTGAGGGCGGAAGTGTTAAATCTGAATGAAACGGAATTGGAAAATTGGAAAAATTCGAGAAAAT GCGAGAATCAAATGGGCATTGGAGGGGATGAAAATAGTAAGTTCTTTCATTCGGTCATGCGTATGAGGAATAATAGAAACACTATTCGTGGTCTTCTTATTGATGGTGTTTGGAATAATTCACCGGATGATATTAAAGCTGAGGTAGCTTTACACTTTGCTAATCGGTTCAAAGAATGCGAACATGAGAGACCGAGTCTGGATGAGATGGAATACTACATGCTCAATGCATCTGAGGCTGCAAGTTTGGAGGTaaagtttgatgaaaaagaaaTTCGTGAGGCAATTTTCGATTGTGATGGCAACAAAGCACCCGGGTCCCGACCGGTTTAA